A portion of the Desulfobaculum bizertense DSM 18034 genome contains these proteins:
- a CDS encoding branched-chain amino acid ABC transporter permease: MDFFIQNLLNALQWGSFYALIALGYTLVYGVLLLINFAHGDVFMVGAYIAFFVAVALLGGDGGAAWAGLPGWFALALTIPLTMVLTSCVGVTLERVAYRPLRRKGAHRLYVVITALMCGLVLENGNLALLGASRKKFPELVQKTVWSFGDVSITNLKLSVILAAVLVFFILQTIITKTRIGMAMRAVSYDKFAVPLMGIPIDTVIVFTFILGSGFAGLAGVLFAMSYPILEPYMGAIIGWKAFIAAVVGGIGDIRGAFLGGFLLGFIEIGVAAVFPSTFRDLLAFSILLGILWLKPTGLFGIARTTKI, from the coding sequence TTGCAGTGGGGCAGTTTCTATGCCCTCATTGCGCTGGGATACACGCTTGTTTACGGCGTGCTGCTGCTTATTAATTTTGCCCACGGTGACGTGTTTATGGTCGGGGCGTACATTGCGTTTTTTGTCGCGGTGGCGCTTCTTGGCGGTGACGGCGGCGCTGCGTGGGCTGGCCTGCCGGGGTGGTTCGCGCTGGCCCTGACGATTCCGCTGACCATGGTTCTGACTTCGTGTGTTGGCGTCACACTGGAGCGGGTGGCGTATCGCCCTCTGCGACGAAAGGGCGCGCATCGACTTTACGTTGTCATTACCGCCCTGATGTGTGGGCTGGTTTTGGAAAATGGCAATTTGGCCCTGCTTGGGGCGAGCCGAAAGAAATTTCCGGAACTCGTGCAAAAGACTGTCTGGTCCTTTGGCGATGTCTCCATTACCAACCTCAAGCTTTCCGTCATCCTTGCGGCGGTGCTGGTCTTCTTCATTCTCCAGACCATCATTACAAAGACGCGTATCGGCATGGCCATGCGTGCTGTCTCCTACGACAAGTTTGCTGTGCCGCTTATGGGCATCCCCATTGATACCGTGATTGTGTTCACGTTTATTCTTGGCTCTGGCTTTGCCGGGCTGGCCGGTGTGCTTTTTGCCATGAGCTATCCCATCCTTGAACCGTACATGGGCGCAATCATTGGCTGGAAAGCCTTCATTGCGGCGGTTGTCGGTGGCATTGGTGACATACGTGGGGCTTTTCTGGGGGGCTTTTTGCTCGGATTCATTGAGATCGGCGTTGCTGCGGTCTTTCCCTCGACCTTCCGCGATCTCCTCGCGTTTTCCATTCTGCTCGGTATCCTGTGGCTCAAGCCCACTGGACTCTTTGGCATTGCCCGCACCACCAAGATTTGA